The following coding sequences are from one Paenibacillus stellifer window:
- the ggt gene encoding gamma-glutamyltransferase produces the protein MTKRPVIGTKTMVVSPHYLASAAGARILEKGGNAFDAAVAVSAALAVVYPHMTGLGGDAFWLTYSAEEGRVRAYNGSGRSGSAVTRERYLSEAAIPRRGPRAAITVPGMADSWDAVLSRYGRLTLAEVLETAIGYAAGGFPMSPDQHANTVLAGAALSPEAAAIYMPGGRVLKPGERFVQKELARSLSLLAEGGRDAFYEGEIAEAICSGLAASGGYLTAQDFAEHRGLWCDPVSTSYHGYTVYQAPPNSQGFAALQTLNILENFDFGGIAHGSFAYYHLLAEAIKASFRDRDAVLTDPDFSTIPLARLLDKGYAAGLAASISPSRAAEAVSEPTGRDTAYAAVVDGEGNAVSFIQSLYFEFGSGTAPGGTGILLQNRGSFFSLDPSAVNTLEPRKRTFHTLMPAMACQGGKPAVLYGTQGGEGQPQTQTLLLTRLLHYGMNPQEAVDQPRFVWGRTWGEPTVELTVEGRVEKSVLEELAAAGHKVRKVSDYDGLAGHAHMIAIDENGYRSGGTDPRCDGAAIGW, from the coding sequence ATGACAAAACGACCGGTAATCGGCACCAAAACGATGGTGGTCAGCCCGCATTATCTGGCTTCCGCCGCCGGAGCGCGCATTCTGGAAAAAGGCGGCAACGCCTTTGACGCGGCTGTAGCGGTCAGCGCGGCGCTGGCGGTCGTCTACCCGCATATGACCGGGCTCGGCGGCGACGCCTTCTGGCTCACCTACAGCGCGGAGGAGGGACGCGTGCGGGCTTACAACGGCAGCGGCCGGTCGGGCTCGGCCGTGACGCGGGAGCGCTACTTAAGCGAAGCGGCGATTCCGCGGCGGGGCCCGCGCGCCGCGATTACTGTCCCCGGCATGGCGGACAGCTGGGACGCCGTGCTGTCCCGGTACGGACGCCTAACGCTGGCGGAAGTACTGGAGACCGCCATCGGCTATGCCGCCGGGGGATTCCCCATGTCGCCGGACCAGCATGCGAACACGGTGTTGGCCGGAGCCGCGCTCTCTCCCGAAGCGGCGGCAATCTATATGCCGGGCGGCAGGGTGCTAAAGCCCGGGGAGCGGTTCGTGCAAAAGGAGCTGGCCCGGTCGCTCTCCCTGCTGGCGGAAGGCGGCCGGGACGCCTTCTATGAAGGGGAGATCGCGGAGGCGATCTGCAGCGGGCTTGCGGCCTCGGGCGGTTATTTGACCGCCCAGGATTTCGCGGAGCATCGCGGCCTCTGGTGCGATCCGGTCTCGACCTCCTACCACGGCTATACCGTCTACCAGGCGCCGCCCAATTCGCAGGGCTTCGCGGCGCTGCAGACGCTGAATATACTCGAGAACTTCGATTTCGGGGGCATAGCGCATGGCTCGTTCGCCTATTATCATCTGCTCGCCGAAGCTATTAAAGCGAGCTTCCGTGACCGGGATGCCGTGCTGACCGATCCCGATTTCAGCACGATTCCGCTGGCACGGCTTCTGGACAAAGGCTATGCGGCGGGGCTGGCGGCTTCCATCTCGCCAAGCCGTGCGGCGGAGGCTGTCAGCGAGCCGACCGGGCGCGATACCGCCTATGCGGCAGTGGTGGACGGGGAAGGCAACGCCGTCTCGTTCATCCAGAGCCTTTACTTCGAATTCGGCTCGGGAACCGCTCCCGGCGGCACCGGCATCCTGCTGCAGAACCGCGGGTCGTTCTTCTCGCTTGACCCGTCGGCAGTCAACACGCTGGAGCCGCGCAAGCGCACCTTCCATACGCTGATGCCGGCGATGGCCTGCCAAGGCGGCAAGCCCGCCGTTCTGTACGGTACGCAGGGCGGCGAAGGACAGCCGCAGACACAGACGCTGCTGCTGACCCGGCTGCTGCATTACGGGATGAATCCCCAGGAGGCGGTGGATCAGCCGCGGTTCGTCTGGGGAAGAACTTGGGGAGAGCCGACGGTAGAGCTGACGGTGGAAGGCCGGGTGGAGAAGTCTGTGCTTGAGGAACTGGCTGCCGCCGGGCATAAGGTGCGGAAGGTCTCCGATTATGACGGGCTGGCCGGTCACGCCCATATGATTGCGATTGATGAGAACGGCTACCGGAGCGGTGGAACCGATCCGCGCTGCGATGGCGCGGCCATCGGCTGGTGA
- a CDS encoding PucR family transcriptional regulator encodes MHLTVEEALSVYPLSEAKLIAGSKGTRRIVKSINVMDAPDISDWIKEGEMLLTTAYLIKDSPDQASALLHKLNRRGSSGLGIKLGRFWDAVPESLIAEADELGFPLIELPFQFTFSDQMNGLFRAELSRSTGALQTVLEKQRRLMRFALQPVRSRSMLESVSECVGHPLAVVGSRGELLFQNSSHQEREILAGWPWQAKSRKVRIGQETAYRLPLAQGEECGGYLIFFGIDPLMLTMEESLFVQAAELIAHHMPPSSRDYFEQDLHREFGRLFRRFLKGDLSCAELTQAAENLNPGLLQAPFLLVLTDVPEAGELRQHELNRLKEEYVQHPELSKLKSFHLMTEEGLLSLLSGERLSPEAVCGYIEACFDKIGTKESCYPCAAVSSRKSKPDEIKEALGETKETLRMKGYWNPGQQVAHYRQLELAMVLRQIPSEAMQKYCSRTLAGLLGREPDYVREMLRTLEAFLENDGHINETAKKLFIHRNTATYRMEKLSELLDVDFRKTDDLLRLRLAFLFRNMLERG; translated from the coding sequence ATGCATCTGACGGTCGAAGAGGCGTTATCGGTCTACCCTTTGTCGGAAGCCAAGCTGATTGCCGGCTCCAAGGGAACACGGCGAATTGTCAAATCGATAAATGTGATGGACGCGCCGGATATTTCGGATTGGATCAAGGAAGGCGAAATGCTGCTGACGACGGCTTACCTGATCAAAGACAGCCCCGATCAGGCGTCGGCGCTGCTGCACAAGCTGAACCGCAGAGGCTCTTCGGGTCTCGGCATCAAGCTGGGGCGTTTCTGGGATGCGGTACCCGAGTCCTTGATCGCCGAAGCTGATGAACTCGGCTTTCCGCTTATCGAGCTGCCCTTCCAGTTCACCTTCTCGGACCAGATGAACGGCCTGTTCCGGGCGGAGCTGTCCCGCAGCACGGGAGCGCTCCAGACGGTGCTGGAGAAGCAGCGGCGGCTTATGCGGTTCGCGCTTCAGCCGGTTCGGAGCCGGTCCATGCTCGAATCGGTCTCGGAATGCGTCGGCCATCCGCTTGCGGTTGTCGGCAGCCGGGGCGAGCTGCTGTTTCAGAACAGCTCCCATCAGGAGCGGGAGATTCTGGCCGGCTGGCCCTGGCAGGCCAAGAGCCGCAAGGTCCGGATCGGCCAGGAGACGGCTTACCGCCTCCCTCTGGCGCAAGGCGAGGAATGCGGCGGTTACCTTATCTTCTTCGGCATCGATCCCCTTATGCTGACGATGGAGGAGAGTCTGTTCGTTCAGGCGGCCGAGCTGATTGCGCATCATATGCCGCCAAGCAGCCGGGATTATTTCGAGCAGGATCTGCACCGGGAATTCGGCAGGCTGTTCCGCCGGTTCCTGAAGGGCGACCTCTCATGCGCCGAGCTGACCCAGGCGGCCGAGAATCTGAATCCGGGGCTGCTGCAGGCGCCGTTCCTGTTGGTGCTGACGGATGTTCCGGAAGCGGGCGAGCTGAGGCAGCATGAGCTGAACCGTCTGAAGGAGGAATATGTGCAGCACCCGGAACTGTCGAAGCTGAAATCCTTCCATCTCATGACGGAGGAAGGTCTGCTGTCGCTTTTGTCAGGAGAACGGTTGTCGCCTGAGGCAGTCTGCGGCTACATCGAAGCCTGCTTCGACAAGATCGGAACCAAGGAGAGCTGTTATCCCTGCGCAGCGGTCAGCAGCCGCAAGAGCAAGCCGGATGAGATCAAGGAAGCCCTCGGCGAGACGAAAGAAACTCTGCGGATGAAGGGCTACTGGAACCCGGGGCAGCAGGTTGCGCATTACCGGCAGCTTGAGCTCGCGATGGTGCTGCGCCAGATTCCTTCCGAGGCGATGCAAAAATACTGCAGCCGCACACTGGCTGGTCTGCTCGGACGGGAGCCCGATTATGTCAGGGAGATGCTGCGTACGCTGGAAGCCTTCCTGGAGAACGACGGCCACATCAACGAAACGGCCAAAAAATTATTCATTCACCGGAACACGGCCACCTACCGCATGGAGAAGCTGAGCGAACTTCTGGATGTCGATTTCAGAAAGACCGACGATCTGCTGCGGCTCCGGCTGGCCTTCCTGTTCCGCAACATGCTGGAACGGGGCTGA
- a CDS encoding amidase family protein, with product MGLDNRFGAFINPELEVSPLESGPLSGTAFAVKDVFAVQGHASSAGNPDWLRSHPAASEHAAAVLRLLKAGASLKGAAHTDELMYSLGGENIHYGTPINPKGSGRIPGGSSSGSAVAVSAGVVDFAIGTDTGGSVRVPSSYCGIYGFRPSHGAVDMSGVIPLAPDFDTVGWMAGSPELLLRVGKVLLAREEPQAEEAGGASRHPCFPNTSGSAVSDAPFSKGENGDSAWSDSGITRLYMPKEAWALIDPECAGAWDGALRHVQAAAASSLEEEIAPEGLKAWMDVFRELQGSQIGDTHGEWIRRENPVFAPDIAARFALAEELARQDHSGVQELRSGIVRRLTELLGEDGALVIPTVPGPAPLVGGDAEQLERNRSGAMSLCCIAGLAGLPQITLPVEGPGGLPLGLSIIGGPGQDLRLLGWASRIWKQAPV from the coding sequence ATGGGCCTCGACAACCGGTTTGGAGCGTTTATTAATCCCGAACTTGAGGTAAGCCCGCTGGAGAGCGGACCGCTGAGCGGCACCGCCTTTGCGGTCAAGGATGTGTTCGCCGTGCAGGGCCATGCCTCCTCGGCAGGCAACCCCGATTGGCTCCGGAGCCATCCGGCGGCTTCGGAGCATGCGGCGGCGGTGCTCCGTCTGCTGAAAGCAGGGGCGTCGCTGAAAGGAGCGGCCCATACGGATGAGCTGATGTACAGCTTGGGCGGTGAGAACATTCATTACGGAACGCCTATAAATCCCAAGGGAAGCGGGAGAATTCCCGGAGGATCGTCCAGCGGCTCGGCGGTGGCTGTATCGGCGGGAGTCGTCGACTTCGCGATCGGCACGGATACAGGCGGATCGGTCCGCGTGCCGTCCTCATACTGCGGGATTTACGGATTCCGGCCGAGCCACGGTGCGGTCGATATGAGCGGCGTCATCCCGCTGGCGCCGGACTTTGATACGGTGGGCTGGATGGCCGGAAGCCCGGAGCTGCTGCTGCGGGTGGGAAAGGTTCTGCTCGCCCGGGAGGAGCCGCAGGCAGAAGAAGCTGGCGGCGCATCAAGGCATCCCTGCTTCCCCAATACAAGCGGTTCCGCTGTGTCGGACGCCCCCTTTTCAAAGGGGGAGAACGGCGACAGCGCATGGAGTGACTCCGGGATCACGAGACTGTACATGCCCAAAGAAGCCTGGGCGCTGATCGACCCGGAGTGTGCGGGAGCGTGGGACGGTGCACTGCGGCATGTGCAGGCGGCCGCGGCGTCGAGTTTAGAGGAGGAAATTGCTCCCGAAGGGCTGAAAGCCTGGATGGATGTCTTCCGCGAGCTTCAGGGCAGCCAGATTGGGGACACGCATGGTGAATGGATTCGCAGGGAAAACCCGGTGTTCGCTCCCGATATCGCTGCCCGCTTCGCCCTTGCGGAAGAACTGGCCCGGCAGGATCATTCCGGCGTTCAAGAGCTGCGAAGCGGTATCGTCCGGCGTCTGACAGAGCTTCTCGGCGAAGATGGCGCGCTCGTTATTCCGACCGTGCCGGGTCCCGCTCCCCTCGTGGGCGGAGATGCCGAGCAGCTGGAGCGCAACCGGAGCGGAGCCATGTCGCTCTGCTGTATCGCAGGCCTGGCGGGGCTTCCGCAGATTACGCTTCCGGTTGAAGGTCCGGGCGGGCTGCCGCTTGGCCTGTCCATCATCGGCGGTCCGGGGCAGGATCTACGGCTGTTGGGTTGGGCAAGCCGTATCTGGAAGCAGGCCCCCGTATAA
- a CDS encoding chromate transporter encodes MKPNQQDYIELGTSMVRTGILGYGGGPSVIPLIRHDAVIRYKWLSDEEFAEILAIANALPGPIATKMAAYLGYKRRGGPGAFFAVVMHILPSVLAMILLLSAVNVLAGSKVVKGMIAAVSPVIAVMLGVMAYEFAKKGVKGLGIAAGAAFMLLALLLLEVLHVHPAIVIVLFLAYGTVHYRAVAALRSGRGGTGGTP; translated from the coding sequence TTGAAACCAAATCAGCAAGATTACATAGAACTGGGAACATCCATGGTTCGAACCGGCATTCTCGGCTATGGCGGAGGCCCTTCAGTCATTCCGCTGATCCGCCATGATGCCGTGATCCGCTACAAGTGGCTGAGCGATGAAGAATTCGCGGAAATCCTGGCTATCGCCAACGCTCTGCCGGGTCCGATCGCCACCAAAATGGCCGCCTACCTCGGCTACAAACGCAGAGGCGGACCCGGCGCCTTTTTTGCCGTCGTCATGCATATTCTTCCCAGTGTGCTTGCCATGATCCTGCTGCTGTCCGCAGTCAATGTGCTGGCCGGCTCAAAGGTCGTCAAGGGCATGATCGCCGCCGTATCGCCCGTCATCGCCGTCATGCTCGGAGTAATGGCCTACGAATTTGCCAAAAAAGGCGTCAAAGGTCTCGGCATCGCCGCCGGTGCCGCCTTCATGCTTCTGGCTCTCCTTCTGCTTGAGGTGCTGCACGTTCATCCCGCCATTGTCATCGTGCTGTTCCTTGCTTACGGAACCGTGCATTACCGCGCTGTCGCCGCTCTTCGCAGCGGACGCGGTGGGACAGGGGGCACGCCGTGA